Genomic window (Alkalibacter saccharofermentans DSM 14828):
CCACTTCTTCCAGGATATGGTGGAATCGGATATTTTCTATGCTGCCATATTTGACGGATATCCGGAGGTGTCCTACAATCCCGGATATGTGCTGGATAGAAAGAATTTGCTGGGTGAGATAGCGCCAAATTCCCTGGGGCTTAAAGATGTGATTCACGTTGCGGATGTTTCAGAAATGGAGCTGTATTCAGATATAATTTCACAAAAGGTGCTCTGCAAATGAAAGAAGCTCAAACCATATCGGTTTGAGCTTTAGTTTTACGATTAAACTATTCCGTGTGCCATCATGGATTCGGCAACTTTTAGGAAACCGGCTATGTTGGATCCCACGACCAAGTTGTTGTCATATCCGTATTCTACAGCAGCTTCCTTCGAGTTTGTGTAGATATCAGCCATGATCCGCTTTAATTTTTCGTCAACTTCTTCAAAAGTCCATGAATATCTCATGCTGTTTTGAGACATTTCAAGAGCAGAGCAAGCGACTCCACCTGCATTGGCGGCTTTGCCCGGTCCAAAGAGAATGTCGTTGTCTATGAAAACCTTGATGGCTTCTAGGGAAGAAGGCATGTTTGCTCCTTCGGCAACTGCATAAGTTCCGTTTTTCACTAAGACCTTTGCAGCTTCCACGTCTAGCTCTCCTTGTGTGGCACATGGCAAGGCTATATCGCATTTTACGCTCCAGATTCCTGTAAAGCCTTCTACGTATTTGGCGGTAGGGACTTTTTCCAGGTATTCCTTGATGCGTCCTCTTCTCACGAGCTTGATTTCCTTGATCAGGTCCAACTGGATTCCGTTATCATCTACTATGTATCCGTCAGAGTCGGAGCATGCTACTACTGTGCCTCCCAGCTCTTGGACCTTTTCGATGGCGTAAATGGCAACATTGCCAGAACCGGAGACGACGACTCTTTGATGCCTGAAGCTTTTACCTGCATCTTGAAGCATTTCGTTTGTGAAATAAACCAGGCCGTATCCTGTGGCTTGAGTTCTTCCAAGGCTTCCGCCGTACGTAAGGCCTTTGCCCGTAAGAACGCCTTGTTCCCGTACGTTTTTGATTTTGTTGTAGTAACCGAACATGTATCCGATTTCTCTGGCGCCAACGCCGATATCTCCGGCAGGGATGTCAAGATCGGAACCTATATACTTTTGAAGCTCAGACATAAATGCTTGGCAAAATCTCATTACCTCATTGTCTGATTTGCCTTTAGGATCAAAATCAGATCCTCCTTTTCCGCCGCCGATGGGTAGGCCTGTCAAGGAGTTTTTAAAAGTCTGCTCAAACCCTAAGAATTTGATGATGCTTTGATTTACTGAAGGGTGGAATCTAAGCCCGCCCTTATAAGGACCTATTGCTGAGTTGAACTGCACCCTGAAGCCTCTATTTACCTGAACCTTGCCTTGGTCGTCCACCCATGGAACCCTGAATGAAACGACTCTTTCGGGTTCTGTGACTCTTTCGAGAAGACCTGCTTCTATGTACTCCGGATGGTTATCAAAAACAGGCTCTAAAGATGTCAACACTTCTTTAACTGCATCTAAGAATTCGGTTTCATTTGGATTTCTTTTTTCTACTTGGTTGTAAACTGATTGAACATATTCCTTGCTATTCATTGCAACTCTCCTTTAAAGATTATAGATTTTAAAAATTACATACAAATTAGGTTTATCGTGTAAACATCTTACCATAGGAAATTATATAATTGCAACAAAATACTTGTTTAAATCACTCGAACCATTCCTCCATGGTCAAGCCGCTTTCAAATATGTTTCCTGCCAGATCTTTCCCTACATATCTAAGGTGCCATGGTTCGTAAAAATAGCCTGTGATTGAGTCTTTCCCGTAGGGATACCTTATGATGAAACCAAATAAGTGGGCGTTTTCAGATACCCAAATTCCTTCTGGAGTTTCTCCAAAAGACTCTGTCAGCTGGTTGTTGACAGAAGTGCTGGTTATGTCTATGGCAAGTCCGGTCTGGTGCTCGCTGTGGCCGGGCTGGGCAGAATATTTTTGTGCATGCTCCAAGCCTCTTCTTTCAACATTGGAGCTGTAGAGTGAATTTTGCGTGGCATAGGACCGGTAACCGGATCTGGCGCTTAAGCTGAAGCCTTCTTCTTCTTTTGCGGCTTGGAAAAGATCTTCAAGGGCATCGGAAGCTGCTTTTCTCAGCTGATTGATTTCCGGGTTTGCAAGCACTGTGGGAACGGTGAGCTTTACCAGGTCGATAGGGACGTAATCCCGGGGCAGAGCTCTTTCCTTGTTCACAAGGCTGTCTATATCGTTAAAGTCTGTAATGACTCCCTCTGCAGTTATAAAGTCTGCAGGGTTTTTCCTTACGGTGAGATTAAGAGAAGTCTGAAAGTCTTCCTCTGTAAGCCCGGCGTCGATAGTGATGTTTTGGCCGCTTAAAGCTTCCTCGCTGATTCCTATGGATCCGTCCAGGATGGATATTAGGTCTTCCCCTGTGATGACTTTTGTTTCTATGGTGTCTACGGTGTTTGATGCTGTGGTGCCTTCTGAATCGATATATGTGATCTTGGCTTTTATTTCTATAAGTTCACCGGGAAGCACAAAATTGTTTTCGGGAATATTCAAAAACTCCACCTTGTCAATGGTGATTTCTCCTTTTAACTTCACTCCGTTTATCTCCGTGATTTTTTCGGAGGAACATGAGGAGAAGGACAGCAGTGCTATCGATAGCATTATGATAAAAAATCTTTTCAAAAATAAAACCTCCTTTTACAACTTGCAAACCTGCATATTTTTATGTTAATATAATAGTTGTCCTTGCGCCTGTAGCTCAGGGGATAGAGCAATGGTTTCCTAAACCATGTGTCGGATGTTCGATTCATCTCAGGCGCACCATATAAGATTATACCATAAAACCAAGACTGTCATCTCGTCTTGGTTTTGTTTTTTTTCTTGTATTCAGCTTTTTTCACATACATTTCCTCATCTACGATTCTGATGATTTCTTCCAGCAGCATCTTTCTGTAGGGCTCTTTTTCAAAAAGCCCTGTGCTTATGGATATCTCATAAGGCAGGGCATGAGAAATTGATTCGAGAGAGTTGTCGATTCTTTCCATGATGTCTTGTGCCTGGGCATGACGGCATCCGTTGAAGGCTATGACAAATTCGTCACCGCCTACCCGGCAGATTATATCGCTGCTTCTAAGGTTGTTTTTTATGATGGAAGCGGTCTCGATGATGCTTCTGTCACCTTCCTGGTGGCCGTATCTGTCGTTTATGAATTTCAGGTTGTTCATGTCTATAAATCCAAATGTTATGTAGTTGTTTTCTTCTATAGCCTTTTTCATCAAAGCTTTCATGTATTTCAAACCTGAATTCTTGGACATCGTCCCTGTCATCGGGTCAAGTTCCACCTGGGCTTTTAGTATCTCCAGGCTTTTCTTTTCATAAATGAAGTCTCTGAGCATTATGACGAATGATAGGGTGAGCATAAGCAGCAAGGCTGAGAAAAAAATCTTGAAGGCCCTGTAAGTATCGGGTATCTCCGGAAACAATTCGGTAAATATTTCCAAGGCTCCAAAGGCTAGTATCGTTCCGGTCATGATAATGTTAAAGCCTGCCTCATGCCTTGAGGGCAGTTGCCTGTCTATATATATGGATCTAAAAATTCGATTCATGAATCCCAGTAAAAATAAAGAAAAGGCAAAGGTCAAAAATCCGTTTGCCCCCATTAAGGCAAATTCCGGAATTAAACTGACCAATTCGCTGTCTGACATCAATGAAAACACAAGGTCAGTTAGAGAAAAAGAAATTCCGATAACAAAAACAGCTATAAAGGACACCAGCGATGAGGTGAATACAGACACTTCGTATTCTTTTTTAACAATAAGTATGGATGATAAAAAAAACACCGGATAGGAATAATATTCAGGAAACCAGGATAATAGAAAAATAAAAATAGCATAGAAAACAAACAGATCGTACAATACGGCTGATGACCGAACCTTGATAGGACTGATCTGTTTTTCGATTAAAAATACAAATATAAACGAAAAGTAAAGACAATTAATAATTAGCAGTGGCAAAGTGGCTGTCAAAAACTCACGTCCTTCCGATATGGAACGGATATGTTTGGGGGTGTAATAATATTTTACTCTATAAAAGTGGAAAAATCAAACAATAAGAAATTTGACAGCTTTATAAAAGGGATGTACAATAGTTGACAAGTCAACCATAGGAGGTTTCCATGAAACGTTTGATTGGAAGGTATCTGTCAATATTGCACAGACAGGCTCAAATATATATAAACTTTGCTTTAAAGGAATTCGAAATAACATCAGCGGAGTATTCTTTTTTGATGTATCTGTACCATCACAGCGGCGCAAGCCAAGAAGAGCTTTCAACCTATCTGTATATAGACAAGTCGGCAACAGCAAGGGCTATAAAGTCCCTGGAACAAAAGGGATATGTCATTAGGCTAAAGGATGAAGGCGACAAAAGGTACAATCGCGTATTTTTGACCGAAAAGGCCAAAGGGATAGAGTCAAAGGTCAAGGAAAAGATACTTGGCTGGAGCGAAATGCTCACCGAGGGCATGGAGCCGGAGAAGGTGGAGTTTATGCTAAAAGGACTGGAAGAGATGGTTCTAAAAATCGAAAGGCATGACATGAGAAAAAAGATGGAGGTAAGCGGCGTTGATGACAAATAACCCCTTGGGAGAAGAAAAGATACACAAGCTCATAATAGAGTATTCTATGCCTGCCATGGTTGGAATGATGGTAAATTCCCTTTATAACGTAGTAGACAGGATATTCATAGGCAATAGCCCAGATTTGGGAGCAGATGGCCTCGCGGGAATTACCGTCGCATTTCCTATTATGATCATATTGATGTCCATGGGCATATTATTCGGATTAGGAGGGGCTACGCTGTTTTCCATCAAGCTGGGTGAAGGGAAAAGAGGAGAAGCGGAAAAGGCTCTTGGCAATTCATTTTCCATGCTCTTGATATCCGGCGTCTTATTTATGGTATTTGGCCAAATGTTGTTAAGACCCCTTTTATCTATGTTTGGAGCCAGCGCTACAGTGATGCCATACGCAGTGGAGTATATGAGGATGATATTCTTCGGAGCCGTGTTCCAAGTGGGCAGCATGGGGATGAACAATTTCATAAGGGCTGACGGAGAGCCGAAAACAGCGATGATAACAATGTTTATGGGAGCGGGGATGAACATCCTATTGGACGCTGTGTTCATATTTGGCCTGAAGATGGGCATGAGGGGAGCTGCACTGGCAACTGTTATGGCCCAGGGCATATCCTTTGTATGGGTCATGAGATATTTTATCAGTGGTAAAAGCAAGGTAAAGATTAAAAAAGAGAACCTGATGCCGGAGCTTAAAATAGTTAAGCGCGTCACTGCCTTGGGCATTCCCGGAGCTTCTCTTCAGATGGCAAACAGTCTTTTGAATGCCATTTTGAATAAGAACCTCTTTTTATATGGGGGAGATATAGCAGTCTCGGCAATGGGGA
Coding sequences:
- the gdhA gene encoding NADP-specific glutamate dehydrogenase → MNSKEYVQSVYNQVEKRNPNETEFLDAVKEVLTSLEPVFDNHPEYIEAGLLERVTEPERVVSFRVPWVDDQGKVQVNRGFRVQFNSAIGPYKGGLRFHPSVNQSIIKFLGFEQTFKNSLTGLPIGGGKGGSDFDPKGKSDNEVMRFCQAFMSELQKYIGSDLDIPAGDIGVGAREIGYMFGYYNKIKNVREQGVLTGKGLTYGGSLGRTQATGYGLVYFTNEMLQDAGKSFRHQRVVVSGSGNVAIYAIEKVQELGGTVVACSDSDGYIVDDNGIQLDLIKEIKLVRRGRIKEYLEKVPTAKYVEGFTGIWSVKCDIALPCATQGELDVEAAKVLVKNGTYAVAEGANMPSSLEAIKVFIDNDILFGPGKAANAGGVACSALEMSQNSMRYSWTFEEVDEKLKRIMADIYTNSKEAAVEYGYDNNLVVGSNIAGFLKVAESMMAHGIV
- a CDS encoding M15 family metallopeptidase, which codes for MKRFFIIMLSIALLSFSSCSSEKITEINGVKLKGEITIDKVEFLNIPENNFVLPGELIEIKAKITYIDSEGTTASNTVDTIETKVITGEDLISILDGSIGISEEALSGQNITIDAGLTEEDFQTSLNLTVRKNPADFITAEGVITDFNDIDSLVNKERALPRDYVPIDLVKLTVPTVLANPEINQLRKAASDALEDLFQAAKEEEGFSLSARSGYRSYATQNSLYSSNVERRGLEHAQKYSAQPGHSEHQTGLAIDITSTSVNNQLTESFGETPEGIWVSENAHLFGFIIRYPYGKDSITGYFYEPWHLRYVGKDLAGNIFESGLTMEEWFE
- a CDS encoding GGDEF domain-containing protein — encoded protein: MTATLPLLIINCLYFSFIFVFLIEKQISPIKVRSSAVLYDLFVFYAIFIFLLSWFPEYYSYPVFFLSSILIVKKEYEVSVFTSSLVSFIAVFVIGISFSLTDLVFSLMSDSELVSLIPEFALMGANGFLTFAFSLFLLGFMNRIFRSIYIDRQLPSRHEAGFNIIMTGTILAFGALEIFTELFPEIPDTYRAFKIFFSALLLMLTLSFVIMLRDFIYEKKSLEILKAQVELDPMTGTMSKNSGLKYMKALMKKAIEENNYITFGFIDMNNLKFINDRYGHQEGDRSIIETASIIKNNLRSSDIICRVGGDEFVIAFNGCRHAQAQDIMERIDNSLESISHALPYEISISTGLFEKEPYRKMLLEEIIRIVDEEMYVKKAEYKKKNKTKTR
- a CDS encoding MarR family winged helix-turn-helix transcriptional regulator yields the protein MKRLIGRYLSILHRQAQIYINFALKEFEITSAEYSFLMYLYHHSGASQEELSTYLYIDKSATARAIKSLEQKGYVIRLKDEGDKRYNRVFLTEKAKGIESKVKEKILGWSEMLTEGMEPEKVEFMLKGLEEMVLKIERHDMRKKMEVSGVDDK
- a CDS encoding MATE family efflux transporter — encoded protein: MTNNPLGEEKIHKLIIEYSMPAMVGMMVNSLYNVVDRIFIGNSPDLGADGLAGITVAFPIMIILMSMGILFGLGGATLFSIKLGEGKRGEAEKALGNSFSMLLISGVLFMVFGQMLLRPLLSMFGASATVMPYAVEYMRMIFFGAVFQVGSMGMNNFIRADGEPKTAMITMFMGAGMNILLDAVFIFGLKMGMRGAALATVMAQGISFVWVMRYFISGKSKVKIKKENLMPELKIVKRVTALGIPGASLQMANSLLNAILNKNLFLYGGDIAVSAMGIINSLQMLLLLPVIGLRQGLQPIISFNFGAAKKDRVKSAAKQGVAIATVIVVISYSLTRAFPEALIAMFNRDPVLLEFGTKALRIWFFFMPVIGFQIIAASYFQAIGQSKTAMFLTLTRQVILLIPALLIFPRFWGLDGILRAAPFADIFSFMLTGAWFYFSVKNLGTSSLPRRHLS